One Osmerus eperlanus chromosome 16, fOsmEpe2.1, whole genome shotgun sequence DNA segment encodes these proteins:
- the LOC134037078 gene encoding relaxin-3-like, which yields MRVLLLPLLLLCVLAVGWAEPQEGVRALRLCGRELLRAVVYTCGGSRWRRFPAGEDSPDDNVDQYGLSTWMAERRKRDISGSLIRLCCQQGCNKSDLSALC from the exons ATGAGAGTCCTGCTGCTGCCTctactgctgctgtgtgtgctggctgtTGGCTGGGCTGAGCCCCAGGAAGGTGTGAGGGCTCTGAGGCTGTGTGGACGGGAGCTGCTGAGGGCGGTGGTGTACACCTGCGGGGGCTCCAGGTGGAGACGGTTCCCCGCTGGCGAGGACTCACCTGATG ACAATGTGGACCAGTATGGGCTGAGCACCTGgatggcagagaggaggaaacgAGACATCAGTGGATCCTTGATCAGGCTGTGCTGTCAACAAGGCTGTAATAAGAGTGACCTGTCTGCCTTGTGTTGA
- the dynlt5 gene encoding dynein light chain Tctex-type 5, with protein MSDLAKEKAVRLLKKRASVSSLGSHEVKAKETAARTKDSISTVSYMDEPGHHDDNPRPTVQMENTYQMGPYRRFPVITVNDILKDVLASYLQEEKYEADLCRQMTKTISEVIKGRVKELMVPRYKIIVLISIGQLGDQNVRMGSRCLWDSSNDTFSSHTFKNSSLFAVANVYAVYFE; from the exons ATGTCTGACCTGGCTAAGGAGAAAGCAGTTCGTCTCTTGAAGAAGAGAGCCAGCGTGTCTTCCCTTGGCAGCCATGAGGTAAAAGCCAAGGAAACAGCTGCTAGGACGAAGGA CTCCATAAGTACTGTATCTTACATGGATGAGCCAGGTCACCATGACGATAACCCTAGGCCTACTGTTCAAATGGAAAACACTTACCAGATGG GACCCTACCGGCGCTTCCCTGTCATCACTGTCAATGATATTCTGAAGGATGTACTCGCCAGCTACTTGCAAGAGGAGAAGTATGAGGCAGACCTATGCCGGCAAATGACAAAAACCATATCTGAG GTGATTAAGGGCAGGGTCAAGGAACTGATGGTTCCTCGTTATAAGATCATCGTTCTCATCAGCATCGGACAGCTCGGTGACCAGAACGTGCGCATGGGCAGTCGCTGTCTGTGGGACTCGTCCAACGACAccttctcctcacacacctTCAAGAACAGCTCTCTCTTTGCCGTGGCCAATGTCTACGCTGTTTACTTTGAGTGA